The stretch of DNA CTGGGGTTTGTCAAAAAGCAGTCTGGGAGTTACAGGAAATCCTTTAGGTTGAGGCTTCCGAAGGGTGttgaatatataaaatgtgtgaaatgggTTTCCTGATATTGTAATGATAAGCTATGTAACTGAAATCTAAACAGAAGAGGTGGcaattgatttaaaataaataaataagtatgaTAAATTGAACAAAGGTTTAGTTTAAAGGCCAAAGCATATATCATTCTTGTTATTTTAATCTCGGTCTCACCTTCTCCCTCTGTATATCTTTCATCTTctggtactcctcctcctcctcttgtctcttccTCCTGTCCAAATCTTCCTGTTTCAGCTTGAAACAGcaacaaacacattcaatatttatttgcAATTCCGCcaacacagaaaagaaagaggacaaGGTATCCCCTCTGAAACATATTTACTGCATCGCTAAAATGGTGTGTTCAAATGGGAGATATGGCCAAAATCTTCCATTATGTTCACAATATCGGTCATTTCATATCTCGATAACAATATACATCATGATTCCATTTTTTTCTGGTAATTCAATaaatcttatatatatattacgacATCTCGATGGACTTAATCCCGATGTTCTTCCATTGAAAATGATCATATGGAATTATCGCCCGGCCCTGCTAAGTACAATTGTGATATTGCTGTGAGATGTATGTGAACCGGTTGACCTGGCGAACAGGACGTGTGGTTGCTACGGTAAATGTAATGAAGTACCCTCCTCTGCTGTTTGGAGTAACGTGAGTCTGTCTGCTGCCTCTCTCTGGCTCCAGACAATGTTGTGCTACCACCTGGATAAAGTAAACAGTGCATTACCTCGTGTCAGTAATGTGCAATAAGCAATAACAGAGAATAACGTTTTATAAACACTTGATGATGATTTGCGTTGGATGTACTTAAGGTTTACCCAGCGTCTCTGGAGTCATGTGCACAGCGGGGACTCTGTTTGCCTCTTTCCATCGCTTGCaaatctcttcttctttctgaacAGCTAGAGCAACACAACGCGTCATTACTTGGGAAAGAAACTTCAATTGTTGTACGAAGATCAAGATGATACAGGCAGGACGGATAAGAGCATCAGCCATACCTCTTAGGAGCTTGTCTCTCTTAGACTCAATTGGTGGTATCATGGTGTATCCGCCTGAGCTGAGACAGGGacggagacacaaaacagcttGTTAGGGACTAAGCGGGCTGTGGAtgctgtaaaaaagaaaatgtagacTGAACGCTTGGTTAATAATATGTTTTGTCTTGTTTACCCATTCTCTGATTAGATATTTCTTGCTATAATCATATTTTGGTTCATTTCAAACTGTATTTGTGGGCCATAAACTTGTCAGTGTTGTTtgaaaaaagacattaaagtatgtttttaacgtaaaacaatatgaaaacatCATAATTTAGGGATAACTCACCCTTGTTATTACAAACCCATTGCCGTTTAATTGGCAGCATATATTTATGCtgggttatgtttttttttatctgctcaGGTGAGGGTTATTATGACCCGAGAGATAAATCCGAGTTTTTCAAACTCTTTTATACAAAGTATTCCGATGAACTCAGCAACAAGTTATTTGTACACAGTAAGATGGAACAAAATCACTATAAAATGGaaactttacttgagtatttgagtaaatgtttgTTACACATTCCACCACATGatggtattatatatatatatatatatatatatatatatatatatatatatatatatataaaaacatatacacagTCAGTTTATAACACGTGATATATTAAAATGCTGCCTTCATGAGAAAGTAAAATATCCTTAAATAGCTTTCTGCCTTCAACTGGAAGTAGAAGGCTGAATAGGAAACTGAAAGTAAATAGCTCCAAGCATCTGTTGTTTATCACATAAACATAACATTGCATTGCTGTTGCTTTGAAGTTATTAGTaatgtatcttttatttttccagaGCACGATTCAATTGCgtgttaaaaaactaaaatacactAAAATGGCCTTTAAGTCAGAGCCCACGTTTGTGGTTCCTCGCGCTGGGATTTCCTGGAAACGATGAAGGCACCGTTTCCTTCTCGAATCATGTATAACGAAAGTGAAAGTCGggagcattattatttattttattatattcaacttttttttctttcttcagacaCACGAGtccatacaacaacaacaacaacaacaacatgtattattccGTGATAAAAGCTGTATTACACCAACAGAGATAAGTTCCGCGTCGCGAGCTCTATTTGAAGCGCTAACTGTCCCCGTCTCTTTTGTGTGTCGCCATTATAAACCCAACGACACGTCAGTTACACAACTATTGTGTTAAACTCACAACTGCGGCTGTCGGTCCGTCGGCTGTGGATTCCCGCTGTCAGGTGAGTCCCTGTTCGGATCCTCAGGTGTCCGCTCGATTCCGGATGCTCCTGAAGTGCCGCCGCTGGAGTTGTCACCGCTGGGCTGTTTTTGAACGTCTCTTTGGTTGTGCTTCATTATTATACCTTCACCGCCCGGTTCAGAGACACCGGGAGAGACCGACACAGGTACTAAGTTGTGCTGTGGTCCTGTCGCTGTCAACGGATGTCCATATGACGGCAGGTGGTGGGAGGACCTAGTACAACAGCGCCATCTGCTGGTGAGGACAGGTGTAGcgttataaaaataataataaataaatgtcaatagCACATGACAGCATGACATCATAAGTGTGCTTCTCAGCTGATCTTGTGTTTCATGTATTGCTGCACAGACAAGTTAATTCTGTCATCTATTCAAACTCAAagtattttggtttattttgtttcactgtAGAGGACACAGTGTTACCTGCTTGCATAGCGTTTACTGTGGAGCTTGTACAGTGTAATATTCAGGTAAATTAATTCAGATTTGATCCAATTGTTTTGTAGTTTATGACTGCAACATTGCATCATTACCAAGCATCCATCTACATGAATGAATACATAGCTACAGAAACATCCTACCACAAATATGACAAGCTTAAATTAGAGAATATGATTATTAATTAAAGTATCTGTCGAACCAAATGAATCATAGCAGGTTCCTGTCTTGTTTTACATTGTGATGCcgtgatttgatttgatttgatttgatttgatttgtggACACAGGACATATTTGGCTTTTGGAAAGTCGGTTGACTACAAGACGTCTGGAGACGTCGTCGCCTTCAGCTCCGAGATTGAAATGTATCACGATACAAACAATACAGAtaaatgtttcattaaaaaaatagaatcaCAGGATTGACTGATAGTCGTTTCCAGCCTTAAATGACaccagcacaaaagaaaaagaatgacaAATATTTCTTAAAAAACTCATTTATTGTGAGTTATATATTAGGACTCAACAGGGATAATATTGATTACAAACCAACAGACTTGATGAAGACCTTCTAGGCGGAACATACTGGATGGAtggacgcacgcacgcacacacacacacacacacacctcttaaACAACTGATAAGTAACATAAATAAGCGAACAAAATCTAAAAGGAATGTATTGTAAGTCCTTTAAAATTAACAACGTCCACTATTTATTATGCGTTTGGTGGTGCACAACAGTAAAACACGGCCAATCCCCGACTGTGCCGACGGCTCAAATTAGAGACAGACAGTGCTCTCGCTGTGGTTTCCAGCACGCTCTAAAATCATAAAAAAGTAGCTTGTGCTATTGTTAAAACATTGCGAGACAAAAGAGGGCGACAAGAATCATCCAATGACTTTGATACAAAACTAATAAGGCAGCGAGGATCCCGAGGGTCCCTCGGACAGATTCCGTCCCGTCGGTTGCACAGATCACCAACAAACACTGACAACACGCACTCACTTCAGGGGACCTAGTGCAATTAGGGTAAACAAAGTCAGTCGAGTGTCTGCGGCATGCGTTTTCACCGTCACGAGTATGGCCGCCTACTATTGATGGGGGGGATGATGGCCGACACTGATCAGAGACCTCCACCCCCCTTACTCCCGGACGAGGCCCCCTGCTCCATCACAGCCCCGGATTAGGGAATGACATGGTTTCTGTCTGTAGATCTCCGGAGTACCCGGGTacacactcctctctccctccctgctccAGTGTCAACTCCTGCAGCTGTGGAGATGTCTCTATGTGCATGATTGTTAAtgtctgcaagtgtgtgtgtgtgtgtgtgtgttcaatagCTGAGGCTGGGAGGTGAGATCACAGTTTGGGCGGGTTAGCCAGCTTAACCTTCAGGTTCTCCGCCAGCTTGTCCAGGAACTCAAAGGTGTTCAGGTAGTCGGAGCGCTTCACTCTGTAAACGAAGAGAAAAGATTACGTTTACTTTGGGAGTAGAACTTGAAAGCTCAGTTTGGACAAGGAACGAGAAGGTGGTTATTACAGCGTTATTACAAACTCAACACCTCGCGCAGACTTCCAGTGAGACGACCTGACTGGCTTTAACAGAAAGTGTCACGTTTtatttagtgtttgttttgttgggtCAATGTTCCCCTCccttttaaatgtaaaaatactccataTTACTCAGATACttcatattgtgtttgtttaacatGATCTGAAAAGCCGCTCAATGTATATTTACTCTCCTTTATTGAGAAATTATGTGTTTGtgaatattcaaatatatgtttgatCCTGAGGAGTTTGTTGTGCAAGTTAAGTTACTGTCTTTTACttatttatctttgtttatTAGCTTAGTTTGCTTGTACCTGACATCACCTTAGTGGATGTAAAACGTACAATAATATCTCTTTGCTGTCAAAACTTGCACCCGTGCAAACTCTCGCTCTCTGTGCTCACGAAACCGCTGCAGCGAGTTTCCGGAAGGTTTTGCATTAGACAACGATCGGATTGAGAGGAAATAGTTTAGCCAGGGGTACGTTTAAAGTGTACCAGACAAAACCCCCTTCAGTAGAGGAAATTGAAACCAGAAGCACATCAGTGGTGCACGAGCAAACTGAAGACGGTTTTAATGGAAACGGGTCATCTCAACATATTCATCTTCCGCACAAAAGCAGCATGTACTACTTCAAACAACAAAGGCCACATGTAAGAGCCTTATGTTGAATGATGCATGCAGCGAGACTTTAAACGGTTGGTAAGACAAAGACATCTAGACATCTCCGGCGGGGGACACCTGACGCAGGATAAAGAGACTAACTTTGGCAGGCCTTTGATGCAGATGGCCAAATCCTTGGTCATGGAACCAGCCTCGATGGTCTCGATGCAAACGGCCTCCAGAGCCTCAGAGAACACCCGCAGCTCTGTGTTGTTGTCCAGCTTGGCCCGGTGGAGCAGGCCCTGCGTCCACGCAAAGATGGAGGCTGTGAAGgggaaaacacattaaatacaatgCATGCGTTATAATTAGAGATTACATTAAGggaaccttttgtttttttggagagAATTTCTTTTTACCAATGGGATTGGTGGAGGTCTCCTTCCCTTGCTGGTGTTGTCTGTAGTGGCGAGTCACTGTGCCGTGGGCGGCCTCAGACTCTACTGTGCGTCCATCAGGACAGATCAGCACACTGCTCATCATACCCAGGGAGCCGTAGCCTGAAACACAAAACCAACAGAACATCTTTGAAACAGAAAAAGGCAAAATCAGCATTCTCAATTATTTTTGTGCCGCAGTTATAAGAAAGTTTCGACATATTTATTCACAGAACTTGTGATGCGAGCGTGTCGTTTGGACCAACCTTGTGCCACGGAGTCCGACTGTACGTCTCCGTCGTAGTTCTTGCAGGCCCAAATGAAGCCTCCCTCAGATTTCATGGCCTGGGCCACCATGTCGTCGATCAGACGGTGCTCGTACCAGATGCCCTTGGCCTCGAACTTGGCACGGTATTCCCTGGACACACAAGAAGTTGGACAGCGCGTCTAAGTTGCGACCTCTGGTATaaaagtgtgtatgtgagagagaaagtgtgcaTGTGACTTTAAAGTCCTTACTTCTCGTAGATCTCCTGGAAGATGTCTTTGAAGCGACCGTCGTACTTCTTCAGGATTGTGTTCTTGGTGCTGAGGTACAGGGCCCACTCTTTGGTCAAAGCCATCTGGAAGGAGCTGTGGGCAAAGTCCTTGATGGAGTTGTCCGTGTTGTACATCCCCATGGCAACGCCACCTGTGCCTGGACGGACACAAATGGACACATTAAGTATCGTGTGTCGTCACTTTCGGATGCACATCATAGCGCATGCAAACCTGTAtttgtgcaggtgtgtttgttatgttagtgtgcagtacaaatatatatgtttatttgaataaacataaaaaaaggcaaaatacACTCCCTGCTGCTCGTGTCCACTACTCAACCTTTCCAATCCATTTTCAGTTCTCTCAGTGTTTGGGCCCCGAGTGATACAACGGGTGAATAGGAACAGAATTAACACAAATAGATAAGCCGTATCTTTTATTTTCCTATTTACGATGCAAACGCAAAGCTTCGTCATGTTGACTGGCACTACTTTACACATCCACATTATATCTGACATTCTTTGCGCTACgatattttccattttaaacTTATGAGTGTGTACCTGCACGCCCCCCTCTGCGACTCTAAAAACTGTCCCATTCGTTGCCTGAGCCACTTTCCCCCACAGGCCTTGTATCATCAGACCATTCTCGTGTGGTGAGGAGTCGGGagcgtggtggtggtggtggtgcagtgGGCCAGCTGTGTTCTTACCCTCAAACTCATGGATGACATATTTGACTGGCTCTCCGTCGGTGGGAGTGTAGGTCATCTCCACTTTCCCAGGCCCGGGCACCACAAAGTCTGTGGCTTTGTACtgtgggggggaaaaacacaagTGGTTAATACTACTGCAGAATTGCCgtataatcccccccccccccccccccccccacactcacaCTTAACTGCACAGCCATTACAGACAGCTTTAGGTGCGAGCCACGTCCCGTAAAATTGCATGAAATCAAACGACGAGGCCCAAGTCATAAACACCTCGGCAGGAGCAGGCTGTCATCACCAGCAGAGTACATAATACGACATTCGTGGGATATTATGCAACAAGCAGCCATTTGACCTTTCACCTGCACAACTCTCTGCAAAGAGGAGGACTGTTGACTCTGGCACAGTGCCACACGCTAACTTGTGATGTATATCTGTGGCGTTGTTTCAACTCGTTCAATCTTTAAACGCTGTACGTTACTGTCCAAAGCACGGCCgatgaaatgtaattattgacAATCCGACAATGTTTTATATAACCTGAAGCTACCAAGTTCATAGAAGAGTTACACAGCAACCCAGCAGTCAGAGGTTTTGGGGCAAATTATGCTTCAGTAACAGTAGTGGTTTTGTCAGATAATCAAGGGTGTTGGTTTCTGCACAAAGATAAAGACTCTCACAGTGAGTTGGTCTTTTCAGCTGTGGGCCTGCAGTTGAACAGCATTTAACCTCAAAACCATGTTTGGAGGTTTGATCCCACCCCAAAAGGCAGTTTTCAATGTTTTGCAGCGCAGAAACAAGTGTACAAACGTAGGATACCTGATCTCCATGGGCGTGTCTGCCAATGATGATGGGCTTGATCCAGCCGGGCACCAGGCGGGGGATGTTCTTACAGAGGATGGCCTCCCTGAACACCGTGCCTCCCAGGATGTTGCGGATTGTGCCGTTAGGCGACCGCCACATCTGCTTCAGCTTGAACTCCTCCACGCGGTTCTCGTCCGGCGTGATGGTGGCGCACTTGATGCCCACGTTGTAACGGCGCACCGCCTCCGCTGCCTCAACCGTCACCCGGTCGTCCGTCGCGTCTCGGTTCTCCATGCCGAGGTCGTAGCTTTTAcaggaagagacggagagaataAGAGTCTGGACTAATAGTAccagagagaaagcagctgcGATGTCCTGGAAATGTGTTGAAAGGCTCTAAACATGTGCCACGAGTATTCCTTagataacaaaacaataactctTTATCAATACTTAGTTTCAGTCgtataaacatgttttaattctCTCGATTCCACCAACAGACCAAACTACAGGATTTATCATTGTTAATAAATAACGTCTAACCTCCTGTTAAAAATATTGTCACATTAGAAAAGTTTCCCAATTAAAAGCTGTAAATATCAAATAGCTTAACAATCTGCCAAATATTCACTGGCAGCTCTTATTACACTTTTTGATAGTAAATGCTACAGACATATGCAAGTCAGTTGTCAACAGTATTCATATTTGTGTGCCTTTAAGTATGAGAATATGCAGAGATGTAAGGAGAAGCTATGGACAAGACATTTATGATCTCGACCGCAGAGGCATGGGATGCCATAAACCAAGACGCTCCATTTCAAGAAGGACAGTAATTATCTCTGCTTCGGTCGCACAAACATCCTGGAGCACAACTAAGCACTAAAAGTGACCATACGCCACTGTTTTACTTGGCTAGAAGCTAATCTGGGAATGTTACAGTACACTGGCTGCAATGTGCCACATGATCACGGTGTCAAAGGACATGAACGGCATTAATAAGCAGTGAGAGTGCTTGAGCTTGAGGAACAACTCAACTTACTTCCAGGGGCTTTATTCACTCCACATCACTGCTAATTATAATTTCTTGGAAGACCTGTCATCAGGAATAGTTACTGGCCTGCCGCCAGTGACAGTACTGTGCTCACTCTGTACTTCTTTACATGCCTcgcaggaaagaggagaaagaaaccCGAAGACAAAGGAAACAAGGAACTGATTGTGCAATGACGACCGGCCCACTGCTAAGATGACTGGATAGGCTGCTACCCTCGTAACCACTTGTGCAAGAGGAACCAAAAAAACCAGTAAGAGGAGAACGTAGACTTCCTGAGAACAGGAATGAGCTTGGTGCTTATCATTCCCTTCAAGTACGAGCTGTCTCTGAAACCGGTTAGCATTGTTTGAAAAGCAGCCGTGACCCTTTACCCACTTTCTTCCTTTCCATCCCCCTCGAAAGCCATAACaagatgggaaaaaaaaggccgAAATAGAAAGCTTCACGGAAAGAGTTTCAGGTTTAACAATTATGTTGTGCCCCTTTGTTCTGAAGCAATTGATTGttaggttgtgtgtctgttcaaCCTGTAACAATTAGAAAACCTGAACATGCTTTAACCTGAACGCACACGTGTGCTCACCCTTTTTATATCTGCAATTGCGATCAGTTTCTatcaaaaaagtgtttttaaaagttaaaaattAGAGTTGTAAATTTGACAAAATGTCCTAAGGAGGTCTCAATACCAATTGGTTCtagtttgtttttccagtggCCTGAATGTTGCATATTTTCATACAAAAAGAGTATTTATTACACCATATTAAATCAAATAAGTGCTTCCAAAGCCTGCAGCACAACAAATCATTAACTTTTTATGATGCGTTACAAGATGTGAGGATTCTGTAATCACACCAATCTGGAAAAGGATGCCTAAGTCCAAAGGGCTGGCAATCTCTCCCCACGAGGCAGCATGAAGATATGATTCGTTGTGATGGATGGCGACATTAGGGACTTGAacttcacataaaaaaaaaaaaggtcactcaAATAACATACAACTCCGAACAAAGTCCATGCAGGAGATAAGAGGAGCAACAGGGTCAAATGAAGAAACCGATGCGCCCATTAAATTAGAGAAAATGATTTTGGCAAAGAAAAGCGAGTTGATCCACAGCGCCCTCGGCACACTGTGGTCAGCACGCTGAGGTCGTATTCACC from Cyclopterus lumpus isolate fCycLum1 chromosome 21, fCycLum1.pri, whole genome shotgun sequence encodes:
- the idh1 gene encoding isocitrate dehydrogenase [NADP] cytoplasmic; its protein translation is MSPKIKAGSVVEMQGDEMTRVIWELIKEKLIFPYLELDLHSYDLGMENRDATDDRVTVEAAEAVRRYNVGIKCATITPDENRVEEFKLKQMWRSPNGTIRNILGGTVFREAILCKNIPRLVPGWIKPIIIGRHAHGDQYKATDFVVPGPGKVEMTYTPTDGEPVKYVIHEFEGTGGVAMGMYNTDNSIKDFAHSSFQMALTKEWALYLSTKNTILKKYDGRFKDIFQEIYEKEYRAKFEAKGIWYEHRLIDDMVAQAMKSEGGFIWACKNYDGDVQSDSVAQGYGSLGMMSSVLICPDGRTVESEAAHGTVTRHYRQHQQGKETSTNPIASIFAWTQGLLHRAKLDNNTELRVFSEALEAVCIETIEAGSMTKDLAICIKGLPKVKRSDYLNTFEFLDKLAENLKVKLANPPKL